In the Hordeum vulgare subsp. vulgare chromosome 7H, MorexV3_pseudomolecules_assembly, whole genome shotgun sequence genome, one interval contains:
- the LOC123410380 gene encoding SEED MATURATION PROTEIN 1 gives MATSKEDIKHGTAQARLTVDDELRTGYFNGSPLEGGKIADSDPVDLFAQARHVADASSQQQQRDLGEEEDGKKAAAEEPRAQARQGMGAGGRQLGRQ, from the coding sequence ATGGCGacgagcaaggaggacatcaagcACGGCACGGCCCAGGCGAGGTTGACCGTGGACGACGAGCTCAGGACCGGCTACTTCAACGGCTCGCCGCTGGAGGGCGGCAAGATCGCTGACTCCGACCCCGTCGACCTCTTCGCCCAGGCGCGACACGTCGCCGACGCCTcgtcgcagcagcagcagcgtgatctgggggaggaggaggacgggaagaaggccgcggcggaggagccGCGGGCGCAGGCGCGGCAGGGGATGGGCGCCGGTGGACGTCAGCTGGGGCGCCAGTAG
- the LOC123407680 gene encoding receptor homology region, transmembrane domain- and RING domain-containing protein 2-like: protein MNRARRGGRSFPLWLCAVVCLMAQPGACSVVLMANNTTLSFSDVEATFTPEVKGSGLNGVIYTVEPLDACSPLTKKAVEGPVSPFALVLRGGCQFDDKVRNAQDAGFKAVIVYDNKDHGVLVSMAGSSSGIDIYAVFISKTSGEVLKKYSGQSDAQVWIISTRDNSALSIMAISFTALLAMSAVLATCFFVRRHQMRRDRVRIPAAREFHGMSSQLVKAMPSLIFTKVQEDNCTSSTCAICLEDYSVGEKIRVLPCRHKFHAACVDLWLTSWRTFCPVCKRDANAGTSNLPPSESTPLLSSAIPLPAESTALSSFRSMVAASPPRTISRHPSWQSMSRTNSNFSIPHTRNQCRSYSNSPAISTSRSNVDLAKMSSPWSNSSHLASAHSLGGGHFSPPISIRYTSPHVSPFGYGLSGQFVGSPHMPRSDNGSPSYYPGSSGQQYPYLRHRTESGPSLFTMVPQSPQQTQLQGGDDSATSLSASASTQSLPQAYLQHCSDSDASLSAATSAQSLPGC, encoded by the exons ATGAACCGTGCAAGAAGAGGAGGGAGATCATTTCCCCTCTGGTTATGTGCAGTGGTTTGTCTCATGGCTCAGCCGGGAGCTTGCAGTGTGGTGCTGATGGCGAATAATACCACCTTATCGTTCAGTGACGTTGAGGCAACATTTA CTCCAGAAGTGAAAGGTTCAGGTTTAAACGGTGTAATTTACACCGTCGAACCTCTTGATGCTTGCAGTCCTCTGACAAAGAAAGCAGTCGAAGGTCCTGTATCACCATTTGCATTGGTTTTAAGAGGCGGCTGCCAATTTGATGATAAAGTTAGAAATGCTCAGGATGCCGGATTCAAGGCTGTGATAGTATATGATAACAAAGACCACGGTGTCCTTGTTTCAA TGGCTGGAAGTTCATCCGGTATCGACATATATGCGGTCTTCATCTCTAAGACGTCAGGAGAGGTGTTGAAAAAATATTCAGGTCAAAGTGATGCTCAGGTGTGGATAATATCAACGCGTGATAACTCAGCTTTGTCAATCATGGCAATTTCTTTCACAGCACTGCTTGCTATGTCTGCTGTTCTGGCCACTTGTTTCTTTGTGAGAAGACACCAAATGAGAAGGGACAGGGTTCGAATACCTGCAGCACGAGAATTTCATGGAATGAGTAGTCAATTAGTCAAGGCAATGCCAAGTCTTATTTTTACAAAAGTCCAGGAAGACAATTGTACTTCGTCAACATGTGCCATTTGCCTGGAAGACTACAGTGTTGGTGAAAAGATAAGGGTGCTTCCTTGTCGTCACA AGTTCCATGCTGCTTGTGTGGACCTGTGGCTCACATCATGGAGGACATTCTGCCCTGTATGCAAGCGAGATGCAAATGCTGGAACGTCAAATCTCCCTCCATCAGAGTCCACCCCTTTGCTTTCTTCTGCTATCCCCTTACCAGCTGAATCGACAGCTTTGTCTTCTTTTCGGTCAATGGTAGCAGCATCTCCTCCAAGGACAATAAGCCGACATCCTTCATGGCAGTCCATGTCCCGCACTAACTCCAATTTCAGTATCCCCCACACCCGTAACCAGTGCAGATCTTATTCCAACTCACCTGCTATCAGTACAAGTAGGAGCAATGTAGACCTTGCGAAAATGTCATCGCCCTGGTCTAACTCTTCACACCTTGCATCTGCGCACTCCCTGGGCGGAGGGCATTTTTCTCCTCCGATCAGCATCAGATACACATCACCACATGTCTCCCCTTTCGGCTACGGACTCTCTGGACAGTTTGTAGGTTCACCCCACATGCCCCGTTCCGACAACGGGTCTCCAAGCTATTATCCTGGCTCTTCAGGGCAGCAGTACCCTTACTTGAGGCATCGCACGGAGTCAGGGCCGAGCTTATTTACGATGGTGCCCCAGTCACCGCAACAGACCCAGCTGCAGGGTGGCGACGACTCAGCGACGAGTCTATCAGCTTCAGCATCGACTCAGTCGCTCCCTCAGGCCTACCTGCAGCATTGCTCCGATTCTGATGCGAGCTTATCTGCTGCGACGTCAGCTCAGTCGCTGCCAGGGTGTTGA